In Streptomyces nodosus, one DNA window encodes the following:
- a CDS encoding Lrp/AsnC family transcriptional regulator has protein sequence MSSRPPVFDGLDRKIITALTANARSSFAEIGAAIGLSATAVKRRVDRLREAGVITGFTATVKPSALGWRTEAYVEVYCDGAAPPRRLAEVVRNHPEISAAMTVTGGADALLHVRATDVEHFEEVLERIRTEPFIRKTISYMVLSHLLPESPEAGASQPAPKDTPGHAPDMR, from the coding sequence ATGAGCAGCAGGCCGCCCGTGTTCGACGGACTCGACCGTAAGATCATCACGGCGCTCACGGCGAACGCGCGGAGCAGTTTCGCGGAGATCGGCGCGGCGATCGGGCTGTCGGCGACCGCGGTGAAGCGCCGGGTGGACCGGCTGCGCGAGGCGGGGGTGATCACCGGGTTCACGGCCACGGTGAAGCCGTCGGCGCTCGGCTGGCGCACGGAGGCGTATGTGGAGGTGTACTGCGACGGCGCGGCGCCGCCCCGGCGGCTGGCGGAGGTGGTGCGCAACCATCCGGAGATCAGCGCGGCGATGACGGTCACCGGGGGCGCGGACGCGCTGCTGCATGTGCGGGCGACGGATGTGGAGCACTTCGAGGAGGTGCTGGAGCGCATCCGCACCGAGCCGTTCATCCGGAAGACGATCAGCTATATGGTGCTGTCCCATCTTCTCCCGGAAAGTCCGGAAGCGGGCGCCAGCCAGCCCGCACCCAAGGACACTCCGGGTCACGCACCGGACATGCGCTGA
- a CDS encoding TIGR00725 family protein, with the protein MAVQVAVCGPARCGEPERALAHELGRLLAERGAVVICGGHGGVMAAVAAGARSRGGLVVGVLPGPDRSGAGPDLSVAIATGLGQARNSVIVHSGDAVIVVGGSWGTLSELALAVRRGGVPVVRLGDGWRPVDARGQEPPGILHALTPTEALDLTGLWPSTPTGTTAPDPS; encoded by the coding sequence ATGGCGGTACAGGTGGCGGTGTGCGGACCGGCTCGGTGCGGTGAGCCGGAGCGGGCTCTCGCCCATGAGCTGGGCCGATTGCTCGCGGAGCGGGGAGCCGTGGTGATCTGCGGCGGGCACGGCGGGGTGATGGCCGCGGTGGCGGCGGGCGCCCGTTCCCGCGGCGGGCTGGTCGTCGGGGTGCTGCCGGGGCCCGACCGCTCCGGTGCCGGGCCGGATCTCAGCGTGGCGATCGCCACCGGGCTCGGACAGGCGCGCAACAGTGTGATCGTCCACAGCGGGGACGCCGTCATCGTGGTCGGCGGCTCCTGGGGCACGCTGTCGGAACTGGCCCTCGCGGTGCGCCGGGGCGGTGTGCCGGTGGTCCGGCTCGGCGACGGCTGGCGGCCCGTGGACGCCCGCGGCCAGGAGCCGCCGGGGATCCTCCATGCGCTCACCCCCACCGAGGCCCTGGACCTCACGGGCCTGTGGCCGTCGACCCCGACCGGAACCACCGCACCGGACCCGAGCTGA
- the ddaH gene encoding dimethylargininase: MPERRVPRARRFLVCEPRHFAVQYAINPWMHPDTQVDVDLARDQWRTLIEAYRSHGHTVESVEPVAGLPDMVFAANSALVLEGRVFGSLFHAEQRRPESTAYDTWFKTAGFDVYRPESVCEGEGDLVPTGRYVLAGTGFRTTPQAHREVQEFFGVPVIGLQLVDPYFYHLDTALFVLDEDTVAYYPEAFSPGSREVLARLYPDAVLATRADALAFGLNSVSDGRHVFVAPGATALTEQLAHRGYVPVPVDLSEFHKAGGGIKCCTQEIRS; encoded by the coding sequence GTGCCTGAGCGCCGTGTACCGCGAGCCCGGCGATTCCTTGTCTGCGAACCCAGACACTTCGCCGTGCAGTATGCGATCAACCCCTGGATGCATCCCGACACACAGGTCGATGTCGATCTCGCCCGCGATCAGTGGCGAACCCTGATCGAGGCCTATCGTTCCCATGGTCACACCGTGGAGAGCGTGGAGCCCGTGGCCGGACTTCCGGACATGGTCTTCGCGGCCAACTCCGCGCTGGTCCTGGAGGGCCGTGTCTTCGGCTCGCTCTTCCACGCCGAGCAGCGCCGCCCCGAGTCCACCGCCTACGACACCTGGTTCAAGACGGCGGGCTTCGATGTGTACCGCCCCGAGTCGGTGTGCGAGGGCGAGGGCGACCTGGTCCCGACGGGACGGTACGTCCTGGCCGGCACCGGATTCCGTACGACGCCCCAGGCGCACCGCGAGGTGCAGGAGTTCTTCGGCGTCCCGGTGATCGGCCTCCAGCTGGTCGACCCGTACTTCTACCATCTGGACACCGCGCTGTTCGTGCTCGACGAGGACACCGTCGCGTACTACCCGGAGGCGTTCTCGCCGGGCAGCCGTGAGGTGCTGGCGCGGCTGTACCCGGACGCCGTGCTCGCCACCCGCGCGGACGCCCTGGCCTTCGGCCTCAACTCCGTCTCCGACGGACGGCATGTCTTCGTCGCGCCGGGCGCGACCGCGCTCACCGAACAGCTCGCCCACCGCGGATATGTTCCCGTCCCCGTCGACCTCTCCGAGTTCCACAAGGCAGGCGGAGGCATCAAGTGCTGCACCCAGGAGATCCGTTCATGA
- a CDS encoding LytR/AlgR family response regulator transcription factor — MLRALAVDDERPSLEELLYLLNADPRIGSVEGAGDATEALRRINRALESGPDGPDAVDVVFLDIHMPGLDGLEMARLLTGFARPPLVVFVTAHEGFAVQAFDLKAVDYVLKPVRRERLAEAVRRAAQLRESAARIPVHEPDPGHITVELGGVTRFVPVEDITHVEAQGDYARMHTAQGSHLVRIPLSTLEERWRSRGFVRIHRRHLVALRHIDELRLDAGSVSVLVGPVELQVSRRHARELRDLLMHRTTGR, encoded by the coding sequence ATGCTGCGTGCCCTCGCCGTCGACGACGAACGCCCTTCCCTCGAAGAGCTTCTGTACCTGCTCAACGCGGACCCCCGCATCGGCAGTGTGGAGGGCGCGGGCGACGCGACCGAGGCGCTGCGCCGCATCAACCGCGCCCTGGAGTCCGGGCCGGACGGCCCCGACGCCGTCGACGTCGTCTTCCTCGACATCCATATGCCCGGACTCGACGGCCTGGAGATGGCCCGGCTGCTGACCGGCTTCGCCCGGCCGCCGCTCGTCGTGTTCGTCACCGCCCACGAGGGCTTCGCCGTACAGGCCTTCGACCTCAAGGCCGTCGACTACGTCCTCAAACCGGTACGGCGGGAGAGGCTCGCGGAGGCCGTGCGGCGCGCCGCCCAACTGCGGGAGAGCGCGGCGCGGATACCCGTGCACGAACCCGACCCCGGCCACATCACCGTCGAACTCGGCGGTGTGACACGGTTCGTGCCCGTCGAGGACATCACCCATGTGGAGGCGCAGGGCGACTACGCCCGGATGCACACCGCCCAGGGCAGCCATCTCGTCCGGATCCCGCTGTCCACCCTGGAGGAACGCTGGCGCTCGCGCGGGTTCGTCCGTATCCACCGTCGCCATCTCGTCGCCCTGCGCCATATCGACGAACTCCGCCTGGACGCGGGCTCGGTGAGCGTCCTCGTCGGCCCCGTCGAACTCCAGGTCAGCCGGCGGCACGCCCGTGAGCTGCGGGACCTGTTGATGCACCGGACCACGGGCCGGTGA
- the rocD gene encoding ornithine--oxo-acid transaminase — protein MTSPALARSSDELIRAEEPVLAHNYHPLPVVVARAEGTWVEDVEGRRYLDMLAGYSALNFGHRNPVLIEAAHRQLDRLTLTSRAFHNDRLARFAESLAALTGLDMVLPMNTGAEAVESAVKVARKWAYEVKGVPADRATIVVADGNFHGRTTTIVSFSTDETARSGFGPFTPGFRVVPYNDLAALEAAVDETTAAVLIEPIQGEAGVVIPDEGYLGGVRDLTRRAGCLFIADEIQSGLGRTGRTLAVEHEEVVPDVLLLGKALGGGIVPVSAVVARREVLGVLRPGEHGSTFGGNPLAAAVGSAVVELLETGEFQRRAAELGVVLREGLTALLGRGVLGFRSRGLWAGVDVDPEIGTGREISERLMREGVLVKDTHGSTIRLAPPLTITEEELRSALGALEKTLTA, from the coding sequence ATGACCTCACCCGCCCTTGCGCGTTCGTCCGACGAACTGATCCGTGCCGAGGAGCCGGTCCTCGCGCACAACTACCATCCGCTGCCCGTGGTGGTCGCCCGGGCCGAGGGCACCTGGGTGGAGGACGTCGAGGGCCGCCGGTACCTCGATATGCTCGCCGGCTACTCCGCCCTCAACTTCGGGCACCGCAACCCGGTGCTGATCGAGGCGGCCCACCGCCAGCTGGACCGGCTGACCCTGACCTCCCGCGCCTTCCACAACGACCGGCTGGCCCGGTTCGCCGAGTCCCTGGCCGCCCTGACGGGCCTGGACATGGTGCTGCCGATGAACACGGGCGCGGAGGCGGTGGAGAGCGCCGTCAAGGTGGCCCGCAAATGGGCCTACGAGGTCAAGGGCGTCCCGGCCGACCGGGCGACGATCGTGGTGGCCGACGGCAACTTCCACGGCCGTACGACGACGATCGTCAGCTTCTCCACCGACGAGACGGCCCGCTCGGGCTTCGGCCCGTTCACCCCGGGCTTCCGGGTGGTCCCGTACAACGATCTGGCCGCGCTGGAAGCGGCGGTCGACGAGACCACCGCGGCCGTGCTGATCGAGCCCATCCAGGGCGAGGCCGGTGTGGTCATCCCGGACGAGGGCTATCTCGGCGGGGTCCGCGACCTCACCCGTCGTGCGGGATGCCTGTTCATCGCGGACGAGATCCAGTCGGGCCTGGGCCGCACCGGCCGCACCCTGGCCGTGGAGCACGAGGAGGTCGTGCCGGACGTCCTGCTGCTCGGCAAGGCGCTGGGCGGCGGGATCGTACCGGTGTCCGCGGTGGTCGCGCGCCGGGAGGTCCTCGGTGTGCTGCGGCCCGGCGAGCACGGCTCGACGTTCGGCGGCAACCCGCTGGCCGCGGCGGTCGGTTCGGCGGTGGTGGAGCTGCTGGAGACGGGCGAGTTCCAGCGCAGGGCCGCCGAGCTGGGCGTGGTGCTGCGGGAGGGGCTCACGGCGCTCCTCGGCCGGGGCGTGCTGGGCTTCCGCTCGCGCGGGCTGTGGGCGGGCGTGGATGTGGACCCCGAGATCGGCACGGGCCGCGAGATCAGTGAGCGGCTGATGCGGGAGGGGGTCCTGGTCAAGGACACCCACGGCTCGACGATCCGGCTGGCCCCGCCGCTGACGATCACGGAGGAGGAGCTCCGCTCGGCACTGGGCGCACTGGAGAAGACCCTGACGGCCTGA